A stretch of Apis cerana isolate GH-2021 linkage group LG1, AcerK_1.0, whole genome shotgun sequence DNA encodes these proteins:
- the LOC107992806 gene encoding FK506-binding protein 5 isoform X1, translating into MKKRRPCSWNTFSSPRNSPTSLHARELDGVPVKTKSFHDLKRLKRCSPKLQKKSAEYRESSLKRDAFGSLESLFDLKKPLNLPDICSLAIEYHQEGHLSPFISRNSKNSKNFVESIFLQQVDLEPHILERTYEVNDYKDKLKEIKEESNFETLKLQEIETLNQEKKESISNMAEESEEIIDEVPDENIEENLKEEEEEEEEEGGGGGGGGEGEGEGEGEGEGEEGEEEEEKEKEDEESREKKSKMINEDKESEKKEERPPSYPLPPGVGEGVPIKQGGKQESVLSSSPLTDSAVMVEMKKADERCVVLSKEIEQLKQEIAALSNKKDLTDDDTLIIHEKQDEVMKKLAEFEQITRKLQRLLGLTDISSSTFAKMFDMQPFLKPSAVITEEEEIEIKEKIDKITDMELEKLKHRFDLPQIEYPEDKLPRVIICGHTEDEIPKIVVADSKKKGKDRCLQSLTGKLTESLTMQEKLVLENAQLEGGKYKLEEALLEKDTAVESLQRKVCGLQAEMRIVVKENVELTRQLACLNQRITSPCCYTCPGGIPSEVSSPSPLRSTSYTTTLQQDDDYCRCKCCLQSQFIDTSPIATTICVKPESQTYLPSGDSRRLAGGASGPCVTSGASSQTDMCCRSPATVKTPCTGPPPSRGTCPAEIENKLAAYGNSTKQLEQQLGSMECEVRNMQIELANVQRERQQLEQQRKLLKCTGPCAPCGCCPPPPLNLQPSNTTPYVPPVPAIQPSVIQPSSIPLPKMPPAPATCTGPCISAPMGASTCPQQQLRDLREQYARLQDDYKNKLCEVSCLRTDADKLKQQARDAIEEKEKLDIKLIDAQERLKAMEIEKEKFEGFKEQMVEQEQTLIVFKQRFREAQDELEELRSLIQDQAAQLEDYRNKYLQAQQQVEEQRRQLDLMEMDNARMNENVTLEIGRVKNQFQEKLAELAPLPDILKQTQVKLQEAQQMRLVAERNCEDLSREVIGCKDKIQTLQNQLDVLRSEHQAMQDERGHGSGRFEELERKNTELRHENERMKNTLARFEEHEAQLQKRIDEKMHEVTQLTAMLEQVREDSARQVARTKERCETIRRSMQGQIAEMERQLAQCRATARAAQKDRDEIRQKMQGQINNLNEAFEQAQGRIRSLQGHVNYLKTSYSNIFKGQGEIPPGVLPGEAGTGFDSCDCNY; encoded by the exons ATGAag aagcGGAGGCCGTGTTCATGGAATACATTTAGTTCTCCAAGAAATTCACCAACATCTCTTCATGCTCGCGAACTCGATGGTGTTCCTGTTAAAACTAAAAGTTTTCACGATTTAAAGCGTTTGAAAAGGTGTAGtccaaaattacaaaaaaaaagtgcaGAATACAGAGAATCTTCATTGAAAAGAGATGCGTTTGGCTCGTTAGAATCCttgttcgatttaaaaaagccTTTAAATTTACCAGACATATGTTCGTTAGCGATTGAATATCATCAAGAGGGACATTTGTCACCttttatatcaagaaattcgaagaattccaaaaattttgtCGAATCAATATTTCTGCAACAAGTGGATCTCGAACCACACATTCTTGAACGG acTTATGAAGTGAATGATTACAAGGACaaattaaaggaaattaaagaagaatcaaattttgaaacattaaaattacaagaaattgaaacgttgaatcaagaaaagaaagaatctatTTCAAA CATGGCTGAAGAAAGCGAGGAAATAATAGATGAAGTTCCTgatgaaaatatcgaagaaaatttaaaagaagaagaagaagaagaagaagaagaaggaggaggaggaggaggaggaggagaaggagaaggagaaggagaaggagaaggagaaggagaagaaggagaagaagaagaagaaaaagaaaaagaagacgaagaaagcagagaaaaaaaatcgaaaatgataAACGAAGATAAAGAatcggaaaagaaagaagaacgaCCTCCATCGTATCCACTTCCTCCTGGTGTCGGTGAag gtgTACCAATTAAACAAGGTGGTAAACAGGAATCGGTATTAAGTTCGTCTCCTTTGACCGATAGCGCTGTAATGGTTGAAATGAAGAAAGCGGATGAACGTTGCGTTGTACtttcaaaagaaatcgaaCAGTTAAAACAAGAAATAGCTGCGCtttcaaat aaaaaagatttaacgGATGatgatacattaataattcacGAAAAACAAGATGAAGTAATGAAGAAATTGGCAGAATTCGAGCAGATAACGCGAAAATTACAACGATTATTGGGATTGACCGATATCTCGAGTTCTACTTTTGCAAAGATGTTCGATATGCAACCTTTTTTAAAACCTAGTGCA gtCATcaccgaagaagaagaaatcgaaataaaggagaaaatagataaaataacgGATATGGAATTAGAAAAACTTAAACATCGTTTCGATTTACCTCAAATAGAATATCCAGAAGACAA ACTTCCAAGAGTAATCATCTGTGGGCATACAGAAGATGAAATACCAAAAATAGTTGTGGcagatagtaaaaaaaaaggaaaagacaGATGTCTTCAAAGTTTGACCGGAAAGTTAACAGAATCGTTAACGATGCAGGAAAAATTAGTATTAGAAAATGCACAGCTTGAAGGTGGCAA atataaattagaagaagCATTACTAGAAAAGGATACCGCTGTTGAAAGTCTTCAAAGGAAGGTATGCGGGTTACAAGCTGAAATGAGAATAGTCGTGAAGGAAAATGTGGAATTGACACGTCAATTAGCTTGCTTGAATCAACGAATCACTAGTCCATGTTGTTACACCTGTCCAGGTGGAATTCCGTCCGAAGTATCAAGTCCATCTCCTCTACGTTCAACTTCATACACTACTACATTACAGCAAGACGACGATTATTGTCGGTGCAAGTGTTGTCTTCAGTCTCAATTTATCGATACTTCACCAATTGCAACTACCATATGcg TAAAACCCGAGAGTCAGACATATTTACCTAGTGgag attcacGTAGACTCGCGGGAGGCGCATCAGGTCCTTGCGTTACAAGTGGTGCTTCTTCGCAAACCGACATGTGCTGCCGAAGTCCTGCCACAGTTAAAACACCATGTACAGGACCACCACCTTCAAGAGGAACATGTCCAgcggaaatagaaaataaacttGCCGCCTATGGGAATAGTACCAAACAGCTA gagCAACAATTGGGCAGTATGGAATGCGAAGTACGCAATATGCAAATAGAGCTTGCCAATGTTCAACGAGAACGTCAACAATTGGAACAACAACGCAAGTTATTGAAATGTACCGGTCCTTGTGCACCTTGCGGTTGTTGTCCTCCTCCACCTTTGAATCTTCAACCTTCAAACACAACTCCATACGTACCTCCTGTACCTGCTATACAACCTTCTGTTATACAACCATCTTCTATACCTCTTCCTAAg ATGCCACCTGCTCCTGCAACCTGTACTGGTCCTTGCATAAGTGCTCCTATG ggcGCTAGCACATGTCCTCAGCAACAGTTACGTGACCTACGCGAACAATATGCACGTCTACAAGATGattacaaaaacaaattatgcGAGGTTTCGTGTTTAAGAACAGATGCCGACAAATTGAAACAGCAAGCCCGTGATgcaatcgaagaaaaagaaaaattagatatcaAATTGATAGACGCTCAAGAACGTTTGAAAGCGATGGagattgaaaaagagaaatttgaaG gATTTAAGGAACAAATGGTCGAGCAAGAACAAACATTGATCGTTTTTAAGCAACGTTTTCGAGAAGCGCAGGATGAACTTGAAGAATTACGATCCTTGATTCAAGATCAAGCCGCTCAATTAGAAGattacagaaataaatatttacag GCGCAACAACAAGTGGAAGAACAACGCCGACAGCTTGATCTAATGGAGATGGACAATGcacgaatgaatgaaaatgtaaCCTTGGAAATAGGAAGAGTTAAA AATCAATTTCAAGAGAAGCTCGCAGAACTTGCACCTTTGCCGGATATTCTAAAACAAACGCAAGTAAAGTTGCAAGAAGCTCAACAGATGCGCTTAGTTGCAGAACGTAATTGCGAAGATCTTTCACGGGAAGTTATAGGctgtaaagataaaattcaaactttGCAAAATCAATTGGACGTTTTACGTAGCGAGCATCAAGCAATGCAg GATGAAAGAGGTCATGGTTCTGGACGATTCGAGGaattagaaaggaaaaatacagAACTACGACATGAAAATGAACGTATGAAAAATACGCTTGCAAGATTCGAAGAACACGAGGCGCAATTGCAAAAacgaatcgatgaaaaaatgCACGAAGTTACACAATTGACGGCAATGCTCGAACAG gtTCGAGAAGATTCTGCGAGACAAGTAGCAAGAACGAAAGAGAGATGCGAAACTATAAGAAGATCCATGCAAGGTCAAATTGCAGAAATGGAAAGACAATTGGCTCAATGTAGAGCTACTGCAAGAGCCGCGCAAAAAGATAGAGACGaa atcagACAAAAAATGCAAGGTCAGATAAATAACTTAAACGAGGCATTTGAACAAGCGCAAGGACGGATAAGATCACTACAAGGTcatgtaaattatttgaaaacatcttacagtaatattttcaaaggaCAAGGAGAAATACCACCTGGTGTTTTACCCGGAGAGGCTGGAACAGGATTCGATTCCTGCGActgcaattattaa
- the LOC107992806 gene encoding FK506-binding protein 5 isoform X2, whose protein sequence is MKTYEVNDYKDKLKEIKEESNFETLKLQEIETLNQEKKESISNMAEESEEIIDEVPDENIEENLKEEEEEEEEEGGGGGGGGEGEGEGEGEGEGEEGEEEEEKEKEDEESREKKSKMINEDKESEKKEERPPSYPLPPGVGEGVPIKQGGKQESVLSSSPLTDSAVMVEMKKADERCVVLSKEIEQLKQEIAALSNKKDLTDDDTLIIHEKQDEVMKKLAEFEQITRKLQRLLGLTDISSSTFAKMFDMQPFLKPSAVITEEEEIEIKEKIDKITDMELEKLKHRFDLPQIEYPEDKLPRVIICGHTEDEIPKIVVADSKKKGKDRCLQSLTGKLTESLTMQEKLVLENAQLEGGKYKLEEALLEKDTAVESLQRKVCGLQAEMRIVVKENVELTRQLACLNQRITSPCCYTCPGGIPSEVSSPSPLRSTSYTTTLQQDDDYCRCKCCLQSQFIDTSPIATTICVKPESQTYLPSGDSRRLAGGASGPCVTSGASSQTDMCCRSPATVKTPCTGPPPSRGTCPAEIENKLAAYGNSTKQLEQQLGSMECEVRNMQIELANVQRERQQLEQQRKLLKCTGPCAPCGCCPPPPLNLQPSNTTPYVPPVPAIQPSVIQPSSIPLPKMPPAPATCTGPCISAPMGASTCPQQQLRDLREQYARLQDDYKNKLCEVSCLRTDADKLKQQARDAIEEKEKLDIKLIDAQERLKAMEIEKEKFEGFKEQMVEQEQTLIVFKQRFREAQDELEELRSLIQDQAAQLEDYRNKYLQAQQQVEEQRRQLDLMEMDNARMNENVTLEIGRVKNQFQEKLAELAPLPDILKQTQVKLQEAQQMRLVAERNCEDLSREVIGCKDKIQTLQNQLDVLRSEHQAMQDERGHGSGRFEELERKNTELRHENERMKNTLARFEEHEAQLQKRIDEKMHEVTQLTAMLEQVREDSARQVARTKERCETIRRSMQGQIAEMERQLAQCRATARAAQKDRDEIRQKMQGQINNLNEAFEQAQGRIRSLQGHVNYLKTSYSNIFKGQGEIPPGVLPGEAGTGFDSCDCNY, encoded by the exons ATGAag acTTATGAAGTGAATGATTACAAGGACaaattaaaggaaattaaagaagaatcaaattttgaaacattaaaattacaagaaattgaaacgttgaatcaagaaaagaaagaatctatTTCAAA CATGGCTGAAGAAAGCGAGGAAATAATAGATGAAGTTCCTgatgaaaatatcgaagaaaatttaaaagaagaagaagaagaagaagaagaagaaggaggaggaggaggaggaggaggagaaggagaaggagaaggagaaggagaaggagaaggagaagaaggagaagaagaagaagaaaaagaaaaagaagacgaagaaagcagagaaaaaaaatcgaaaatgataAACGAAGATAAAGAatcggaaaagaaagaagaacgaCCTCCATCGTATCCACTTCCTCCTGGTGTCGGTGAag gtgTACCAATTAAACAAGGTGGTAAACAGGAATCGGTATTAAGTTCGTCTCCTTTGACCGATAGCGCTGTAATGGTTGAAATGAAGAAAGCGGATGAACGTTGCGTTGTACtttcaaaagaaatcgaaCAGTTAAAACAAGAAATAGCTGCGCtttcaaat aaaaaagatttaacgGATGatgatacattaataattcacGAAAAACAAGATGAAGTAATGAAGAAATTGGCAGAATTCGAGCAGATAACGCGAAAATTACAACGATTATTGGGATTGACCGATATCTCGAGTTCTACTTTTGCAAAGATGTTCGATATGCAACCTTTTTTAAAACCTAGTGCA gtCATcaccgaagaagaagaaatcgaaataaaggagaaaatagataaaataacgGATATGGAATTAGAAAAACTTAAACATCGTTTCGATTTACCTCAAATAGAATATCCAGAAGACAA ACTTCCAAGAGTAATCATCTGTGGGCATACAGAAGATGAAATACCAAAAATAGTTGTGGcagatagtaaaaaaaaaggaaaagacaGATGTCTTCAAAGTTTGACCGGAAAGTTAACAGAATCGTTAACGATGCAGGAAAAATTAGTATTAGAAAATGCACAGCTTGAAGGTGGCAA atataaattagaagaagCATTACTAGAAAAGGATACCGCTGTTGAAAGTCTTCAAAGGAAGGTATGCGGGTTACAAGCTGAAATGAGAATAGTCGTGAAGGAAAATGTGGAATTGACACGTCAATTAGCTTGCTTGAATCAACGAATCACTAGTCCATGTTGTTACACCTGTCCAGGTGGAATTCCGTCCGAAGTATCAAGTCCATCTCCTCTACGTTCAACTTCATACACTACTACATTACAGCAAGACGACGATTATTGTCGGTGCAAGTGTTGTCTTCAGTCTCAATTTATCGATACTTCACCAATTGCAACTACCATATGcg TAAAACCCGAGAGTCAGACATATTTACCTAGTGgag attcacGTAGACTCGCGGGAGGCGCATCAGGTCCTTGCGTTACAAGTGGTGCTTCTTCGCAAACCGACATGTGCTGCCGAAGTCCTGCCACAGTTAAAACACCATGTACAGGACCACCACCTTCAAGAGGAACATGTCCAgcggaaatagaaaataaacttGCCGCCTATGGGAATAGTACCAAACAGCTA gagCAACAATTGGGCAGTATGGAATGCGAAGTACGCAATATGCAAATAGAGCTTGCCAATGTTCAACGAGAACGTCAACAATTGGAACAACAACGCAAGTTATTGAAATGTACCGGTCCTTGTGCACCTTGCGGTTGTTGTCCTCCTCCACCTTTGAATCTTCAACCTTCAAACACAACTCCATACGTACCTCCTGTACCTGCTATACAACCTTCTGTTATACAACCATCTTCTATACCTCTTCCTAAg ATGCCACCTGCTCCTGCAACCTGTACTGGTCCTTGCATAAGTGCTCCTATG ggcGCTAGCACATGTCCTCAGCAACAGTTACGTGACCTACGCGAACAATATGCACGTCTACAAGATGattacaaaaacaaattatgcGAGGTTTCGTGTTTAAGAACAGATGCCGACAAATTGAAACAGCAAGCCCGTGATgcaatcgaagaaaaagaaaaattagatatcaAATTGATAGACGCTCAAGAACGTTTGAAAGCGATGGagattgaaaaagagaaatttgaaG gATTTAAGGAACAAATGGTCGAGCAAGAACAAACATTGATCGTTTTTAAGCAACGTTTTCGAGAAGCGCAGGATGAACTTGAAGAATTACGATCCTTGATTCAAGATCAAGCCGCTCAATTAGAAGattacagaaataaatatttacag GCGCAACAACAAGTGGAAGAACAACGCCGACAGCTTGATCTAATGGAGATGGACAATGcacgaatgaatgaaaatgtaaCCTTGGAAATAGGAAGAGTTAAA AATCAATTTCAAGAGAAGCTCGCAGAACTTGCACCTTTGCCGGATATTCTAAAACAAACGCAAGTAAAGTTGCAAGAAGCTCAACAGATGCGCTTAGTTGCAGAACGTAATTGCGAAGATCTTTCACGGGAAGTTATAGGctgtaaagataaaattcaaactttGCAAAATCAATTGGACGTTTTACGTAGCGAGCATCAAGCAATGCAg GATGAAAGAGGTCATGGTTCTGGACGATTCGAGGaattagaaaggaaaaatacagAACTACGACATGAAAATGAACGTATGAAAAATACGCTTGCAAGATTCGAAGAACACGAGGCGCAATTGCAAAAacgaatcgatgaaaaaatgCACGAAGTTACACAATTGACGGCAATGCTCGAACAG gtTCGAGAAGATTCTGCGAGACAAGTAGCAAGAACGAAAGAGAGATGCGAAACTATAAGAAGATCCATGCAAGGTCAAATTGCAGAAATGGAAAGACAATTGGCTCAATGTAGAGCTACTGCAAGAGCCGCGCAAAAAGATAGAGACGaa atcagACAAAAAATGCAAGGTCAGATAAATAACTTAAACGAGGCATTTGAACAAGCGCAAGGACGGATAAGATCACTACAAGGTcatgtaaattatttgaaaacatcttacagtaatattttcaaaggaCAAGGAGAAATACCACCTGGTGTTTTACCCGGAGAGGCTGGAACAGGATTCGATTCCTGCGActgcaattattaa
- the LOC107992868 gene encoding E3 ubiquitin-protein ligase RFWD3 isoform X1 → MEVMDYEEAIRMDDVANYSEESDNNDNANNNLESEVQTEDIKANEETESRIKRIKETTLDDSEVDSDQSCPICMDLWTSSGDHRLCCLRCGHLFGHSCILRWLQNSCTSANRRCPQCNRKAAVKDIRMLYAKKLTSIDTTELDKLKEQLNNVTTEKNRIEMELSKYNLREKLFEQQIASMRNRISELESQQSEVTVHSCQNISKHTIKKFHLDRSIEICKEGGCRVLDYNSWFGFLVVSQKSTNTLFSGYGIKKIDSDKFQPRQFIFLHNQAIRDVMFNTTQQSLLLSVGFDKCAKLMDIQNHIIVHAYQTESPLWSCCWSGDNSNIFFVGAQNGSITQFDIRQTSGAIETLDNPGDRSPVVSLATVSSNPGSGISRGGFIACRLNTCYAYEQKDSKYTPKQIFLEGPFVSVCYDKKNNHALISSRPNVRQPHARHIVCTIEKGNDESTICNVIHTFHAGNSQQLLSRPCYIYIENDTLVAAHQESTSCISLWSISTGKQVNSIPVSDPVVDMCTVDVNSHLFLTTLSSKKIRIYNHG, encoded by the exons ATGGAGGTTATGGATTAtg AAGAAGCAATACGAATGGATGATGTAGCAAATTATTCAGAAGAATCTGATAACAATGATAATGCTAACAACAATTTAGAAAGTGAAGTTCAAACAGAAGACATAA AAGCTAATGAAGAAACTGAATcaagaataaagagaataaaagaaacgacTTTAGATGACTCTGAGGTTGATTCTGACCAATCTTGTCCGATATGCATGGATTTATGGACTAGTTCTGGGGATCATCGTTTATGTTGTTTACGATGTGGACATTTGTTTGGACATAGTTGCATTTTAAGATGGTTACAAAATTCTTGCACTAGTGCGAATCGTCGTTGTCCGCAATGTAATAGAAAAGCTGCTGTAAAAGATATCAGAATGTTGTATGCCAAAAAATTGACATCGATAGATACTACGGAATtagataaattgaaagaacaattaaataatgttactaCTGAGAAAAATCGTATAGAAATGGaactttcgaaatataatctaagagaaaaattatttgaacaacAAATTGCTAGTATGAGAAATCGGATTTCCGAGTTGGAAAGTCAACAATCGGAAGTAACTGTTCATTCGtgtcaaaatatttctaaacatACGATTAAGAAGTTCCATTTAGATCGATCTATAGAGATATGTAAGGAAGGCGGTTGTCGTGTATTAGATTACAATTCATGGTTTGGATTCCTAGTTGTATCTCAGAAGTCaacaaatacattattttctgGTTatggtattaaaaaaattgattctgataaatttcaaccacgtcaatttatttttttacataatcaaGCTATAAGAGATGTTATGTTTAATACGACCCAACAATCATTATTGCTCAGCGTTGGTTTTGATAAATGTGCAAAATTAATGGATATTCAGAATCATATTATCGTGCATGCTTATCAAACGGAATCACCACTGTGGAGTTGCTGTTGGTCAGGCGATAattcaaacatattttttgtgGGTGCACAAAATGGATCTATAACACAATTTGATATTAGACAAACTTCTGGTGCTATTGAAACTTTGGATAATCCAGGTGATAGATCACCGGTAGTTTCTCTAGCGACGGTATCTTCTAATCCTGGTAGCGGTATTAGCCGGGGTGGATTCATAGCGTGTCGTTTGAACACGTGTTATGCTTATGAacaaaaagattcaaaatatacacctaaacaaatatttcttgaagGTCCATTTGTATCTGTAtgttatgataaaaagaataatcatgCTTTAATATCTTCCCGACCAAATGTTAGACAACCTCATGCGAGACATATAGTATGTACCATAGAAAAAGGCAATGATGAATCGACAATTTGTAATGTAATACACACATTTCATGCTGGTAATTCTCAACAATTATTGTCCCGACcatgttacatatatattgaaaatgatacatTAGTTGCAGCGCATCAAGAATCTACTAGTTGTATATCGTTATGGAGTATATCTACTGGAAAACAAGTAAATAGTATTCCTGTTTCTGATCCTGTAGTAGATATGTGTACGGTTGATGTTAATagccatttatttttaacaacgctttcttcaaaaaaaattagaatttataatcatgGATAA
- the LOC107992868 gene encoding E3 ubiquitin-protein ligase RFWD3 isoform X2, whose product MDDVANYSEESDNNDNANNNLESEVQTEDIKANEETESRIKRIKETTLDDSEVDSDQSCPICMDLWTSSGDHRLCCLRCGHLFGHSCILRWLQNSCTSANRRCPQCNRKAAVKDIRMLYAKKLTSIDTTELDKLKEQLNNVTTEKNRIEMELSKYNLREKLFEQQIASMRNRISELESQQSEVTVHSCQNISKHTIKKFHLDRSIEICKEGGCRVLDYNSWFGFLVVSQKSTNTLFSGYGIKKIDSDKFQPRQFIFLHNQAIRDVMFNTTQQSLLLSVGFDKCAKLMDIQNHIIVHAYQTESPLWSCCWSGDNSNIFFVGAQNGSITQFDIRQTSGAIETLDNPGDRSPVVSLATVSSNPGSGISRGGFIACRLNTCYAYEQKDSKYTPKQIFLEGPFVSVCYDKKNNHALISSRPNVRQPHARHIVCTIEKGNDESTICNVIHTFHAGNSQQLLSRPCYIYIENDTLVAAHQESTSCISLWSISTGKQVNSIPVSDPVVDMCTVDVNSHLFLTTLSSKKIRIYNHG is encoded by the exons ATGGATGATGTAGCAAATTATTCAGAAGAATCTGATAACAATGATAATGCTAACAACAATTTAGAAAGTGAAGTTCAAACAGAAGACATAA AAGCTAATGAAGAAACTGAATcaagaataaagagaataaaagaaacgacTTTAGATGACTCTGAGGTTGATTCTGACCAATCTTGTCCGATATGCATGGATTTATGGACTAGTTCTGGGGATCATCGTTTATGTTGTTTACGATGTGGACATTTGTTTGGACATAGTTGCATTTTAAGATGGTTACAAAATTCTTGCACTAGTGCGAATCGTCGTTGTCCGCAATGTAATAGAAAAGCTGCTGTAAAAGATATCAGAATGTTGTATGCCAAAAAATTGACATCGATAGATACTACGGAATtagataaattgaaagaacaattaaataatgttactaCTGAGAAAAATCGTATAGAAATGGaactttcgaaatataatctaagagaaaaattatttgaacaacAAATTGCTAGTATGAGAAATCGGATTTCCGAGTTGGAAAGTCAACAATCGGAAGTAACTGTTCATTCGtgtcaaaatatttctaaacatACGATTAAGAAGTTCCATTTAGATCGATCTATAGAGATATGTAAGGAAGGCGGTTGTCGTGTATTAGATTACAATTCATGGTTTGGATTCCTAGTTGTATCTCAGAAGTCaacaaatacattattttctgGTTatggtattaaaaaaattgattctgataaatttcaaccacgtcaatttatttttttacataatcaaGCTATAAGAGATGTTATGTTTAATACGACCCAACAATCATTATTGCTCAGCGTTGGTTTTGATAAATGTGCAAAATTAATGGATATTCAGAATCATATTATCGTGCATGCTTATCAAACGGAATCACCACTGTGGAGTTGCTGTTGGTCAGGCGATAattcaaacatattttttgtgGGTGCACAAAATGGATCTATAACACAATTTGATATTAGACAAACTTCTGGTGCTATTGAAACTTTGGATAATCCAGGTGATAGATCACCGGTAGTTTCTCTAGCGACGGTATCTTCTAATCCTGGTAGCGGTATTAGCCGGGGTGGATTCATAGCGTGTCGTTTGAACACGTGTTATGCTTATGAacaaaaagattcaaaatatacacctaaacaaatatttcttgaagGTCCATTTGTATCTGTAtgttatgataaaaagaataatcatgCTTTAATATCTTCCCGACCAAATGTTAGACAACCTCATGCGAGACATATAGTATGTACCATAGAAAAAGGCAATGATGAATCGACAATTTGTAATGTAATACACACATTTCATGCTGGTAATTCTCAACAATTATTGTCCCGACcatgttacatatatattgaaaatgatacatTAGTTGCAGCGCATCAAGAATCTACTAGTTGTATATCGTTATGGAGTATATCTACTGGAAAACAAGTAAATAGTATTCCTGTTTCTGATCCTGTAGTAGATATGTGTACGGTTGATGTTAATagccatttatttttaacaacgctttcttcaaaaaaaattagaatttataatcatgGATAA
- the LOC107992792 gene encoding ubiquitin-conjugating enzyme E2-22 kDa isoform X1, with amino-acid sequence MANIAALRIQREFKEVIRSEEVAKCAIKVELVNDSFTELKGEIAGPPDTPYEGGNFVLEIKVPETYPFNPPKVRFITKIWHPNISSVTGAICLDILKDQWAAAMTLRTVLLSLQALLSAAEPDDPQDAVVARQYKEHPEMFRQTAKHWTYVYAGGPAKMPDLDDKIRRLTDMGIEEHNARVALSSYNWDLERATEQLFS; translated from the exons ATGGCGAACATCGCGGCACTGAGAATCCAACGCGAATTTAAAGAGGTTATAAGAAGCGAAGAG GTTGCAAAATGTGCAATTAAAGTTGAATTAGTAAATGACAGTTTTACCGAATTAAAAGGTGAGATTGCGGGTCCACCAGATACACCATACGAAGGAGGTAATTTTGTGCTCGAGATTAAAGTTCCCGAGACATATCCCTTCAATCCTCCTAAA gTACGATTCATAACAAAAATATGGCATCCTAATATTTCTTCAGTAACAGGTGCTATTTGTTTAGATATATTGAAAGACCAatg gGCTGCTGCCATGACTTTACGCACAGTATTGCTATCATTACAAGCTTTATTATCCGCAGCAGAACCAGATGATCCACAGGATGCAGTAGTGGCTAGACAATATAAAGAGCACCCAGAAATGTTTCGTCAAACTGCCAAACATTGGACATATGTGTATGCAGGtg gacCAGCAAAGATGCCTGATTTAGATGATAAAATAAGACGACTAACAGATATGGGAATCGAAGAACATAACGCAAGAGTTGCTTTATCTTCATATAATTGGGATTTGGAACGCGCTACTGAACAGCTCTTCAGTTAG
- the LOC107992792 gene encoding ubiquitin-conjugating enzyme E2-22 kDa isoform X2 has product MTLRTVLLSLQALLSAAEPDDPQDAVVARQYKEHPEMFRQTAKHWTYVYAGGPAKMPDLDDKIRRLTDMGIEEHNARVALSSYNWDLERATEQLFS; this is encoded by the exons ATGACTTTACGCACAGTATTGCTATCATTACAAGCTTTATTATCCGCAGCAGAACCAGATGATCCACAGGATGCAGTAGTGGCTAGACAATATAAAGAGCACCCAGAAATGTTTCGTCAAACTGCCAAACATTGGACATATGTGTATGCAGGtg gacCAGCAAAGATGCCTGATTTAGATGATAAAATAAGACGACTAACAGATATGGGAATCGAAGAACATAACGCAAGAGTTGCTTTATCTTCATATAATTGGGATTTGGAACGCGCTACTGAACAGCTCTTCAGTTAG